From one Cyprinus carpio isolate SPL01 chromosome B3, ASM1834038v1, whole genome shotgun sequence genomic stretch:
- the LOC109054282 gene encoding dnaJ homolog subfamily B member 1-like translates to MGKDYYRILGIEKGASDEEIKKAYRKQALRFHPDKNKSAGAEDKFKEIAEAYDVLSDAKKKDIYDRCGEDGLKGHAGGGCNGPSYTFHGDPHAMFAEFFGGRSPFDQFFASAGGADDGMDTDDPFAAFGMGGFPRSFKSRVGGVHGGRVKKKDPPVVHELKVSLEEVFSGCTKKMKISRKRLNPDGCTMRTEDKILTVDIKRGWKEGTKITFPKEGDETPSNIPADIVFVVKDKVHPVFRRDGSDIIYPARISLREALCGCSISAPTLDGRTVTVTSRDVIKPGMKKRIVGEGLPLSKCPEKRGDMVLDFSVKFPDKLGPSARESLVQILPP, encoded by the exons ATGGGTAAAGACTACTACAGGATCCTGGGGATAGAGAAGGGCGCCTCGGATGAGGAGATCAAGAAAGCCTACAGAAAACAAGCTTTAAGATTTCATCCCGACAAAAACAAATCAGCCGGAGCAGAAGATAAATTCAAAGAGATCGCCGAGGCTTACGATGTCCTGAGCGATGCCAAGAAGAAAGACATCTATGACAGATGTGGAGAGGATG GGCTCAAGGGACATGCCGGAGGTGGCTGCAATGGCCCTAGCTATACTTTTCACGGCGATCCTCACGCCATGTTCGCAGAGTTCTTTGGTGGCCGTAGCCCGTTCGATCAGTTTTTTGCATCTGCTGGGGGCGCAGATGATGGCATGGACACTGACGACCCCTTTGCAGCCTTCGGGATGGGCGGATTTCCCAGATCTTTCAAGTCTCGGGTAGGCGGCGTGCACGGGGGCCGAGTAAAGAAGAAAGATCCCCCAGTGGTGCACGAGCTCAAGGTGAGTCTGGAAGAAGTGTTCTCTGGTTGCACAAAAAAGATGAAGATCTCTCGCAAGAGGCTGAACCCGGACGGCTGCACCATGCGCACCGAAGACAAGATCCTCACCGTGGACATCAAGCGTGGCTGGAAGGAGGGGACTAAGATTACCTTTCCCAAAGAGGGAGACGAGACGCCAAGCAACATCCCTGCCGACATAGTGTTTGTGGTTAAGGACAAGGTTCACCCGGTTTTTAGGAGAGACGGCTCTGACATCATCTACCCTGCAAGGATATCTCTCAGAGAG GCTCTCTGCGGCTGCTCCATCAGCGCCCCCACCTTGGACGGTAGAACTGTCACAGTGACATCACGTGATGTCATCAAACCCGGTATGAAGAAGAGGATCGTGGGAGAAGGACTGCCACTGTCCAAATGTCCTGAAAAGAGAGGAGACATGGTACTAGATTTCTCAGTGAAATTTCCGGACAAGTTGGGACCGAGTGCTCGTGAATCTCTGGTTCAGATCCTACCACCTTGA
- the LOC109054268 gene encoding PDZ domain-containing protein GIPC1-like isoform X1: MKVLFLWSVDFFEWVELKTLCTLIWAHKEHIKGAAQTPLVLNIVSVQETQTAASKMPLGLGRRKKASPLVENEEAEPIRAGLNVPGLDGLDGGRVGLGEGAAHEGLPPPPTSLRPRLIFHTQLAHGSPTGRIEGFSNVRELYAKIGEAFGIPLTEVMFCTLNTHKVDMDKLLGGQIGLEDFIFAHVKGQKKEVEVFKGEDALGLTITDNGAGYAFIKRIREGSIIHQIQVINVGDMIESINGQTLIGCRHYEVAKMLKELPKGKTFFLKLVEPLKAFDMISQRSGSRSGSAQLGTGRGTLRLRSKGPATVEELPSAFEEKAIEKVDDLLESYMGIRDSELAATMVELGKDKKNPDEFAEALDETLGDFAFPDEFVFDVWGAIGDAKVGRV, translated from the exons ATGAAAGTGCTTTTTCTGTG GTCTGTAGATTTCTTTGAATGGGTTGAACTCAAGACACTTTGTACTTTGATTTGGGCAcataaagaacatattaaaggtGCTGCACAGACCCCTCTTGTATTAAACATTGTGTCTGTACAAGAAACGCAGACAGCAGCATCCAAAATGCCACTTGGATTGGGGCGCAGGAAGAAGGCATCTCCACTGGTGGAGAACGAGGAGGCCGAGCCCATCCGGGCCGGACTGAACGTCCCAGGGTTGGATGGGCTTGATGGTGGCAGGGTCGGCCTGGGAGAAGGAGCTGCCCATGAGGGCCTACCGCCTCCACCCACCAGCCTGCGACCTCGCCTGATCTTCCACACCCAGCTGGCTCACGGCAGCCCCACGGGTCGCATCGAGGGCTTCAGCAACGTGCGTGAGCTCTACGCCAAGATAGGAGAGGCCTTTGGGATTCCTCTAACAGAG GTTATGTTTTGTACACTGAATACTCACAAAGTGGATATGGATAAACTTTTGGGTGGCCAGATCGGACTAGAGGACTTTATATTCGCTCATGTGAAGGGTCAGAAAAAAGAGGTGGAGGTCTTTAAAGGAGAGGATGCACTGGGGCTCACCATCACTGATAATGGAGCTGGCTATGCTTTCATTAAG AGAATAAGAGAAGGCAGTATTATTCATCAGATCCAGGTCATCAACGTGGGCGACATGATCGAGTCAATCAACGGGCAGACACTCATTGGCTGCCGCCATTATGAGGTTGCCAAGATGCTGAAGGAACTGCCTAAAGGGAAAACATTTTTCCTGAAGCTGGTTGAACCTTTGAAGGCATTTG acatgatCAGTCAGCGGTCGGGAAGCAGGTCGGGGTCTGCACAGTTAGGAACAGGCAGAGGAACTCTACGTCTGAGATCTAAAGGACCAGCCACCGTAGAGGAACTG CCGTCAGCATTTGAAGAAAAAGCTATCGAGAAAGTGGATGATCTGTTGGAGAGCTACATGGGCATTAGAGACAGTGAACTTG CTGCCACGATGGTGGAGCTCGGCAAGGACAAAAAGAACCCGGATGAATTTGCCGAAGCTTTGGATGAGACTCTGGGTGATTTCGCATTTCCAGATGagtttgtgtttgatgtgtggGGTGCCATAGGCGATGCGAAGGTCGGCCGCGTGTAA
- the LOC109054268 gene encoding PDZ domain-containing protein GIPC1-like isoform X2: MPLGLGRRKKASPLVENEEAEPIRAGLNVPGLDGLDGGRVGLGEGAAHEGLPPPPTSLRPRLIFHTQLAHGSPTGRIEGFSNVRELYAKIGEAFGIPLTEVMFCTLNTHKVDMDKLLGGQIGLEDFIFAHVKGQKKEVEVFKGEDALGLTITDNGAGYAFIKRIREGSIIHQIQVINVGDMIESINGQTLIGCRHYEVAKMLKELPKGKTFFLKLVEPLKAFDMISQRSGSRSGSAQLGTGRGTLRLRSKGPATVEELPSAFEEKAIEKVDDLLESYMGIRDSELAATMVELGKDKKNPDEFAEALDETLGDFAFPDEFVFDVWGAIGDAKVGRV, from the exons ATGCCACTTGGATTGGGGCGCAGGAAGAAGGCATCTCCACTGGTGGAGAACGAGGAGGCCGAGCCCATCCGGGCCGGACTGAACGTCCCAGGGTTGGATGGGCTTGATGGTGGCAGGGTCGGCCTGGGAGAAGGAGCTGCCCATGAGGGCCTACCGCCTCCACCCACCAGCCTGCGACCTCGCCTGATCTTCCACACCCAGCTGGCTCACGGCAGCCCCACGGGTCGCATCGAGGGCTTCAGCAACGTGCGTGAGCTCTACGCCAAGATAGGAGAGGCCTTTGGGATTCCTCTAACAGAG GTTATGTTTTGTACACTGAATACTCACAAAGTGGATATGGATAAACTTTTGGGTGGCCAGATCGGACTAGAGGACTTTATATTCGCTCATGTGAAGGGTCAGAAAAAAGAGGTGGAGGTCTTTAAAGGAGAGGATGCACTGGGGCTCACCATCACTGATAATGGAGCTGGCTATGCTTTCATTAAG AGAATAAGAGAAGGCAGTATTATTCATCAGATCCAGGTCATCAACGTGGGCGACATGATCGAGTCAATCAACGGGCAGACACTCATTGGCTGCCGCCATTATGAGGTTGCCAAGATGCTGAAGGAACTGCCTAAAGGGAAAACATTTTTCCTGAAGCTGGTTGAACCTTTGAAGGCATTTG acatgatCAGTCAGCGGTCGGGAAGCAGGTCGGGGTCTGCACAGTTAGGAACAGGCAGAGGAACTCTACGTCTGAGATCTAAAGGACCAGCCACCGTAGAGGAACTG CCGTCAGCATTTGAAGAAAAAGCTATCGAGAAAGTGGATGATCTGTTGGAGAGCTACATGGGCATTAGAGACAGTGAACTTG CTGCCACGATGGTGGAGCTCGGCAAGGACAAAAAGAACCCGGATGAATTTGCCGAAGCTTTGGATGAGACTCTGGGTGATTTCGCATTTCCAGATGagtttgtgtttgatgtgtggGGTGCCATAGGCGATGCGAAGGTCGGCCGCGTGTAA
- the trim35-12 gene encoding E3 ubiquitin-protein ligase TRIM39: MPLRPRASSQPVRASILPSLKNVPVLRPRALSSHTQSPLEDELSCPICCKIFTDPVVLKCSHSFCRLCLQAFWNKKAAKRECPVCRRKCSLTEPTVSLALKNVCDAIAQEQKGQASAKAGSYSANGTSKPEAVCATHGEGLKLFCQYDEVVLCCVCQTSKKHQGHSVCPLEEAANDLKEEMRQIVVPLKKSLRRLYEAKQECDDITVHIKNQRQQTEKQIHEEFEEFRRFLLKEEAARIALLAQEEETKKQMMKKKTDVIARDILTFSQAVIAIENEIANADSLFLQNYKNVKKRAQITFNEPENIPNSLINVAEHITSLQFRVWEKMQSLVEYTPVALDPNTAYPCLSLSKNLTSVSNTGTMKKLPDNPERFDHLVFVLGSKGFTSGCHSWEVDVGQNNDWVIGVVKESVARKGKISGCPEGGFWTIALSDGKYTAMTSPHTPLDLKGHLERVRVKIDYTNGEVSFFDSVGVTPIYTFNDHFTETIFPFFCPGANINGNNPGPLKICPVRVAVWNSASW, from the exons ATGCCCTTGCGACCGAGGGCTTCCTCTCAACCTGTAAGAGCAAGCATCCTTCCAAGCCTTAAAAACGTTCCAGTTCTGCGCCCGAGAGCTTTGTCGTCCCACACGCAGTCACCCTTAGAGGATGAGCTGTCTTGTCCGATCTGCTGCAAGATCTTCACCGATCCCGTGGTCCTGAAGTGCAGCCACAGTTTCTGCCGCCTCTGCCTCCAGGCCTTCTGGAACAAGAAGGCAGCCAAGAGGGAATGTCCCGTGTGCAGGAGGAAGTGTTCTCTGACGGAGCCCACCGTGAGTCTGGCTCTAAAGAACGTGTGCGACGCCATCGCACAGGAGCAGAAAGGACAGGCGTCTGCAAAAGCGGGCTCATATTCAGCCAACGGGACGTCTAAACCAGAGGCTGTCTGTGCCACTCACGGAGAGGGACTCAAATTGTTCTGCCAATATGATGAAGTAGTTCTCTGCTGTGTTTGTCAAACGTCCAAGAAACATCAAGGCCACAGTGTGTGTCCTTTGGAGGAAGCAGCAAATGATCTCAAG gAGGAAATGCGGCAGATTGTCGTCCCGCTTAAGAAAAGCCTTCGACGCCTCTATGAGGCCAAACAGGAATGTGATGACATAACTGTCCACATCAAG AACCAAAgacaacagacagagaaacaAATTCACGAGGAATTTGAAGAGTTTCGGCGATTTCTTCTGAAGGAGGAAGCTGCGAGGATTGCTTTGCTGGCACAAGAAGAAGAGACCAAGAAACagatgatgaagaaaaaaacagacgTAATCGCTCGTGATATACTCACCTTTTCTCAGGCTGTCATAGCCATTGAAAATGAGATTGCTAATGCTGACAGCCTCTTTTTACAG AACTACAAGAATGTCAAAAAGAG AGCTCAGATAACATTTAACGAACCAGAAAACATTCCCAATTCTCTAATCAATGTTGCGGAGCACATCACCTCGCTGCAGTTCAGAGTGTGGGAAAAAATGCAGAGCCTGGTGGAATACA CTCCAGTGGCGTTGGACCCCAACACAGCGTACCCCTGTTTGTCTCTTAGCAAGAACCTGACGAGTGTGTCCAACACAGGGACGATGAAAAAGCTGCCTGATAACCCTGAGCGCTTTGACCACCTTGTTTTTGTACTGGGCTCCAAGGGTTTCACCTCAGGGTGTCATTCCTGGGAGGTGGACGTGGGCCAAAATAATGACTGGGTAATTGGTGTGGTTAAAGAATCTGTAGCCAGGAAAGGCAAAATCTCAGGCTGTCCCGAAGGAGGATTCTGGACCATCGCTCTCTCTGATGGGAAGTACACGGCCATGACCAGCCCCCACACCCCGCTCGACCTGAAGGGCCACCTGGAAAGGGTTCGGGTGAAGATCGACTATACAAACGGAGAGGTCAGCTTCTTTGATTCAGTGGGTGTCACACCTATCTACACATTCAATGACCACTTTACTGAGACAATATTCCCTTTTTTCTGTCCGGGGGCAAATATAAATGGGAACAATCCAGGGCCGCTGAAGATCTGCCCTGTGAGAGTGGCAGTATGGAACAGTGCCTCCTGGTGA
- the LOC109054265 gene encoding C-factor-like encodes MCLVYLCILSFLALRELAKKHPNVITIIRLDADDPDSIKESAKKVGSLLGNSGLNLLVNNAAKMGSGNIQTSSVEDMKNTFNTNVIGPLLIIREYFPYLQAAAKASGTPGMSCNKAAVINISSVGGSMTRMPPMYIQFPELPYCISKAGFNMLTVLAAEELKADEILCMALHPGWVKTEMGGEKAPLESKESVEGMLRVIGSLTEKQHGGFLDYTGETIPW; translated from the exons ATGTGCcttgtttatttatgcatattatcTTTCTTAGCTTTGAGAGAACTGGCGAAAAAGCATCCGAATGTGATCACCATCATACGTCTTG aTGCTGATGATCCAGACAGCATCAAAGAATCTGCAAAGAAAGTGGGATCTCTACTGGGAAACAGTGGTTTGAACCTGCTTGTGAATAATGCTGCAAAAATGGGAAGTGGCAACATTCAGACCAGCAGTGTTGAAGACATGAAAAACACATTCAACACCAATGTGATAGGACCCTTATTAATCATTAGG GAGTACTTTCCATATCTACAAGCAGCAGCCAAAGCCAGCGGGACACCAGGCATGTCCTGTAATAAAGCAGCTGTCATCAATATTTCCTCTGTTGGGGGATCCATGACCAGAATGCCTCCCATGTATATCCAATTCCCAGAATTGCCATACTGCATTAGCAAG GCAGGTTTTAACATGCTGACTGTGTTAGCTGCTGAAGAGTTAAAGGCGGATGAGATCCTCTGCATGGCCCTTCACCCAGGATGGGTGAAAACTGAAATGGGTGGAGAAAAA GCACCACTTGAATCAAAAGAAAGTGTGGAGGGGATGCTGCGTGTCATTGGCAGCCTCACTGAGAAGCAGCACGGAGGATTCCTGGACTACACTGGAGAAACGATTCCCTGGTaa